A genomic stretch from Schistosoma haematobium chromosome 4, whole genome shotgun sequence includes:
- a CDS encoding hypothetical protein (EggNog:ENOG41KOG0017~COG:C), with protein sequence MTKKFGNSSFNCRNNFGDQLHVKLRNRLIAGINILVDENILNRLHGSKMFSKVDLKDAYLQIPLDQSSSILMTINTPFGLFKYNFLPFRLGCSQAIFQEVMNKAVGDLEVVEVYQDELVVHGSNKVVHDQRLIALLRRLIEKNITVNPNKCSSCVYSFECLGYLVDGNGFRPDMKRLASLTNAPSSKNPTELRSLVGALQYYSRFIPNFSCRENYLFNILTSNSFKLSEEPESCLRSLLNAYDYVVQHRSAKQIQRVDYISRQPLQDRPINTSDCLLAQPLPVRRSDLIRETRRYFGCILSAIWKGWTAGLKRKFSIYFSKRDGLSTTPDGILCLNDRVVIPPSLRKSVLEDLHSCHLGVEKMKPLARLTCRWPEINADICHTANNCEKCHQLKNHPSKWVPWLVSSEAWQRIHADYCGPFLVIDSFSKWPEFFFTTSPNSDFTFQALRKIISREGVPMVLMTDNGSHFAADEVTTWLNGIGCKHLFTAPRHRVLMVRQKILTGH encoded by the exons ATGACTAAAAAgttcgggaattcatcctttaATTGCAGAAacaatttcggtgatcaacttcatgtgaaACTGAGaaatcgattaattgcaggaattaacatactgG tcgatgaaaatattctaaatcgacttcatggttctaaaatgttctcgaaagttgacctaaaagatgcttatcttcaaattcctttagatcAATCTTCATCTATCTTGAtgacaattaacactcctttcggtctgttcaaatacaatttccttccatttcGTCTAGGTTGTTCTcaagccatatttcaggaagttatgaataaagcaGTTGGTGATCTTGAAgttgttgaagtttatcaagatgagcTCGTTGTTCATGGTtctaataaggtagttcatgaccagagacttattgctttattacgtcgtttaattgagaagaatattacagtgaatccaaataagtgttcatcttgtgtatATAGTTTTGAATGTCTTGGATACCTtgttgatggtaatggttttagaccagatatgaaacgactagcttcaCTGACAAATGCACCGTCTTCAAAAAATCCTACGgaattacgttcactagtgggagctcttcaatactattcccgttttattcctaatttttcttgtcgtgaaaattatttatttaatattttgacatccaattcattcaaattgaGTGAGGAACCAGAGTCATGCTTGCGAAGTCTACTAAA TGCATATGACTATGtggttcagcacagaagtgccaaacaaaTTCAACGGGTTGACTACATTTCTCGACAGCCATTACAAGATAGacctattaatacttcggaCTGTTTGTTAGcgcaacctttaccagtgagacgttcagatctcattagagaaactcgcagatattttggatgtatactcagtgctatatgGAAAGGCTGGACTGCTGGTTTAAAACGTAAATTTTcaatctatttttcaaagcgggatgggctatctactactcctgatggtattctgtgtttaaatgatcgtgttgtaattcctccttcattgcgtaaatctgttcttgaagatcttcatagttgtcatttaggtgttgagaaaatgaagcccttggcaaggctcacatgtAGGTGGCCAGAGAtcaatgcagatatatgtcatacggcaaacaattgtgagaaatgtcatcagttgaaaaatcatccttcgaagtgggtgccatggctagtatcgtctgaggcctggcagagaattcatgctgactattgtggtCCGTTTCTTG ttattgattctttttcaaagtggcctgaattttttttcacaacttcaccaaattctgatttcacatTCCAAGCATTAAGAAAGATTATTAGTCGAGAAGGGGTTCCTATGGTGTTAATGACCGATAATGGCTCCCATTTTGCTGCAGATGaagtcactacctggttgaacggtatagggtgcaaacatctgtttactgctcccagacaccgtgttctaatggtcaggcagaaaATTTTGACaggacattaa